One part of the Mya arenaria isolate MELC-2E11 chromosome 3, ASM2691426v1 genome encodes these proteins:
- the LOC128228681 gene encoding tetratricopeptide repeat protein 24-like isoform X4 translates to MKMEQLQFETSNLTSEIGYLALEGKKFHDERNFTEAIKCYDKAYQLSRELNVDEVERTCAFNLGAVFIAEGQVETGLSYLHKATPPEGQSDARCNGDLYFNIGLGQEKLGDEAKALENYEKAFKRYKAYESGNTELLNQCFDKCVYLFVKWKRHVDASRLCQEMADVYDMNNDHLHRAEKLCEKADYLRRGTGVEQGDILKAAEECMNVINSSHPQGTDCHLAGKVLNDLGLVFTQVQEYNHATTCFEKAHEMIQMSHTSNNQLRAVILQNLGAAYNFTCDFQRAIKYHEDAADIYAKIKYRNGQGQCYTNLAFAHSQLGNMKDAEVAFNHALLAAKDTDDKHMKWQAFEGLGAVNFNMGELKRAQKYFISALKNVENNPVSQDRIETKLEQVIQAEVSGFVPMSGRYSSRPGSVQGVPVSQAAHLGYMQTHGPPEEHTQMGSTPRSLSALEQQIIPRHADRMLLAAPPAMSRIQEQQKPRHSPNTSPVKWDNNTEPKRGPVNDHKIQEIFAKRAEIVKTSTTSVQHNLTPVKEDDSLMKYRKAIEERDEEEDTSESDSNSETTDSSSSEIDGDGDDDVDHVNQAQLGQIQRPPPPPTQSPLHTGTQGTYLQPAYKHINSDYPSFPHSDGQQPTTTPVRQSTEDSSEDSEGSDPIEKDDDPSYASIKSVNEKHQHPPSSAGNDHNKGRRKESRIRSQNFFESESTQSDGSDPQSGRYRGDDIIRKMEGMSSHADVSGLEKMPRGQREQFLLHEHQRRQQAETPPDLPPRQTEGNIKSKGCVIM, encoded by the exons ATGAAGATGGAACAGCTTCAGTTTGAGACTTCCAATCTTACCTCTGAGATTGGGTATCTTGCCTTAGAGGGCAAAAAATTTCATGATGAAAGAAACTTCACTGAGGCAATAAAGTGCTATGACAAAGCCTATCAGCTGTCAAGAGAACTGAATGTGGATGAAGTAGAAAGGACATGTGCGTTTAATCTTGGTGCAGTGTTTATAGCGGAGGGGCAGGTAGAGACTGGTCTGAGCTACCTTCACAAAGCTACTCCCCCTGAGGGACAGAGTGATGCAAGGTGTAACGGTGACTTATACTTCAACATAGGCTTAGGACAGGAAAAACTCGGTGATGAGGCCAAAGCATTGGAAAACTATGAAAAAGCATTTAAGAGATACAAAGCATATGAAAGTGGAAACACAGAACTTTTAAATCAGTGCTTTgataaatgtgtgtatttattTGTGAAGTGGAAGAGACATGTTGATGCATCTCGGCTCTGCCAGGAGATGGCTGATGTGTATGACATGAACAATGACCATTTGCACAGGGCTGAGAAGCTGTGTGAGAAGGCGGACTACTTGAGACGTGGCACAGGTGTGGAACAGGGTGACATTCTTAAGGCTGCTGAGGAgtgtatgaatgtaataaacAGTTCCCACCCACAGGGAACGGACTGTCACTTGGCAG GGAAGGTGCTGAATGACCTTGGTCTGGTGTTTACGCAGGTTCAGGAGTACAACCATGCAACCACCTGTTTTGagaaggctcatgaaatgataCAGATGTCACACACTTCAAACAACCAGCTGAGGGCTGTTATACTGCAGAATCTTGGGGCAGCCTATAATTTCACTTGTGATTTCCAGCGTGCCATCAAGTATCATGAGGATGCAGCTGACATATATG CGAAGATTAAGTACCGTaatggtcaaggtcagtgttatACAAACCTTGCATTCGCTCACAGTCAGTTGGGAAACATGAAGGACGCTGAAGTGGCCTTTAACCATGCCCTGCTGGCAGCCAAAGATACAG ATGACAAGCATATGAAATGGCAAGCGTTTGAAGGACTTGGTGCTGTCAATTTCAACATGGGTGAGCTGAAGAGGGCCCAGAAGTATTTTATATCTGCACTGAAGAATGTTGAGAACAACCCTGTGTCACAGGATCGGATTGAGACCAAGCTGGAGCAGGTGATCCAGGCAGAGGTGTCAGGGTTTGTGCCAATGTCTGGGAGATATTCTTCTCGACCGGGTTCAGTGCAGGGTGTGCCCGTATCCCAGGCTGCCCATTTAGGGTACATGCAGACCCATGGACCTCCAGAGGAGCACACACAGATGGGCTCCACACCG CGCAGTCTGAGCGCTCTTGAACAGCAGATTATCCCAAGACATGCGGACCGTATGCTATTGGCTGCCCCTCCTGCCATGTCTCGCATACAGGAGCAACAGAAACCCAG ACATAGTCCAAATACATCTCCTGTGAAATGGGATAACAACACTGAGCCAAAAAG AGGTCCTGTTAATGATCATAAGATTCAAGAGATATTTGCCAAAAGGGCCGAAATCGTCAAAACCAGCACTACTAGCGTGCAACA CAACCTAACCCCAGTGAAGGAGGATGACAGCCTGATGAAATACCGGAAAGCTATTGAAGAAAGAGATGAAG AGGAGGACACTTCTGAAAGTGATTCTAATTCTGAg ACAACCGATAGTTCCTCAAGTGAGattgatggtgatggtgatgatgatgttgaccATGTTAATCAAGCACAGCTCGGTCAAATACAGag GCCCCCACCCCCGCCGACCCAGTCACCTCTGCACACTGGCACCCAGGGCACGTACCTGCAACCTGCCTACAAACACATTAACTCTGATTATCCCTCGTTTCCCCATAGTGATGGCCAGCAGCCCACAACCACCCCTGTGAGGCAGAGCACAGAGGACAGCAGTGAGGACAGTGAAGGATCCGACCCAATTGAGAAAGACGATGATCCATCTTACGCTTCCATTAAGTCTGTTAATGAAAAACACCAGCATCCACCTAGCTCTGCAGGTAATGACCATAACAAAGGTAGAAGGAAGGAAAGCAGGATACGGTCACAAAATTTCTTTGAAAGTGAGTCTACTCAAAGTGACGGAAGTGATCCTCAATCAGGGCGCTATAGAGGCGATGACATCATCAGGAAAATGGAAG GAATGAGTTCACATGCAGATGTCAGTGGTTTGGAAAAGATGCCACGGGGACAGAG GGAGCAGTTTTTACTTCACGAACATCAGCGCAGACAGCAGGCTGAGACACCACCAGATCTACCACCCCGACAAACAGAGGGCAACATCAAGTCCAAGGGCTGTGTCATCATGTAG
- the LOC128228681 gene encoding uncharacterized protein LOC128228681 isoform X1, whose protein sequence is MKMEQLQFETSNLTSEIGYLALEGKKFHDERNFTEAIKCYDKAYQLSRELNVDEVERTCAFNLGAVFIAEGQVETGLSYLHKATPPEGQSDARCNGDLYFNIGLGQEKLGDEAKALENYEKAFKRYKAYESGNTELLNQCFDKCVYLFVKWKRHVDASRLCQEMADVYDMNNDHLHRAEKLCEKADYLRRGTGVEQGDILKAAEECMNVINSSHPQGTDCHLAGKVLNDLGLVFTQVQEYNHATTCFEKAHEMIQMSHTSNNQLRAVILQNLGAAYNFTCDFQRAIKYHEDAADIYAKIKYRNGQGQCYTNLAFAHSQLGNMKDAEVAFNHALLAAKDTDDKHMKWQAFEGLGAVNFNMGELKRAQKYFISALKNVENNPVSQDRIETKLEQVIQAEVSGFVPMSGRYSSRPGSVQGVPVSQAAHLGYMQTHGPPEEHTQMGSTPRSLSALEQQIIPRHADRMLLAAPPAMSRIQEQQKPRNRKIAIRKKDSYGPHIPKVHRGLATIDSFPTGGFMYGDSTPPISGRASSMRQSTGHRLTLSEESESYSSSSEDDEESSEETEESNPENEQDQRRGPVNDHKIQEIFAKRAEIVKTSTTSVQHNLTPVKEDDSLMKYRKAIEERDEEEDTSESDSNSETTDSSSSEIDGDGDDDVDHVNQAQLGQIQRPPPPPTQSPLHTGTQGTYLQPAYKHINSDYPSFPHSDGQQPTTTPVRQSTEDSSEDSEGSDPIEKDDDPSYASIKSVNEKHQHPPSSAGNDHNKGRRKESRIRSQNFFESESTQSDGSDPQSGRYRGDDIIRKMEGMSSHADVSGLEKMPRGQREQFLLHEHQRRQQAETPPDLPPRQTEGNIKSKGCVIM, encoded by the exons ATGAAGATGGAACAGCTTCAGTTTGAGACTTCCAATCTTACCTCTGAGATTGGGTATCTTGCCTTAGAGGGCAAAAAATTTCATGATGAAAGAAACTTCACTGAGGCAATAAAGTGCTATGACAAAGCCTATCAGCTGTCAAGAGAACTGAATGTGGATGAAGTAGAAAGGACATGTGCGTTTAATCTTGGTGCAGTGTTTATAGCGGAGGGGCAGGTAGAGACTGGTCTGAGCTACCTTCACAAAGCTACTCCCCCTGAGGGACAGAGTGATGCAAGGTGTAACGGTGACTTATACTTCAACATAGGCTTAGGACAGGAAAAACTCGGTGATGAGGCCAAAGCATTGGAAAACTATGAAAAAGCATTTAAGAGATACAAAGCATATGAAAGTGGAAACACAGAACTTTTAAATCAGTGCTTTgataaatgtgtgtatttattTGTGAAGTGGAAGAGACATGTTGATGCATCTCGGCTCTGCCAGGAGATGGCTGATGTGTATGACATGAACAATGACCATTTGCACAGGGCTGAGAAGCTGTGTGAGAAGGCGGACTACTTGAGACGTGGCACAGGTGTGGAACAGGGTGACATTCTTAAGGCTGCTGAGGAgtgtatgaatgtaataaacAGTTCCCACCCACAGGGAACGGACTGTCACTTGGCAG GGAAGGTGCTGAATGACCTTGGTCTGGTGTTTACGCAGGTTCAGGAGTACAACCATGCAACCACCTGTTTTGagaaggctcatgaaatgataCAGATGTCACACACTTCAAACAACCAGCTGAGGGCTGTTATACTGCAGAATCTTGGGGCAGCCTATAATTTCACTTGTGATTTCCAGCGTGCCATCAAGTATCATGAGGATGCAGCTGACATATATG CGAAGATTAAGTACCGTaatggtcaaggtcagtgttatACAAACCTTGCATTCGCTCACAGTCAGTTGGGAAACATGAAGGACGCTGAAGTGGCCTTTAACCATGCCCTGCTGGCAGCCAAAGATACAG ATGACAAGCATATGAAATGGCAAGCGTTTGAAGGACTTGGTGCTGTCAATTTCAACATGGGTGAGCTGAAGAGGGCCCAGAAGTATTTTATATCTGCACTGAAGAATGTTGAGAACAACCCTGTGTCACAGGATCGGATTGAGACCAAGCTGGAGCAGGTGATCCAGGCAGAGGTGTCAGGGTTTGTGCCAATGTCTGGGAGATATTCTTCTCGACCGGGTTCAGTGCAGGGTGTGCCCGTATCCCAGGCTGCCCATTTAGGGTACATGCAGACCCATGGACCTCCAGAGGAGCACACACAGATGGGCTCCACACCG CGCAGTCTGAGCGCTCTTGAACAGCAGATTATCCCAAGACATGCGGACCGTATGCTATTGGCTGCCCCTCCTGCCATGTCTCGCATACAGGAGCAACAGAAACCCAG GAACCGAAAAATAGCAATCAGAAAGAAGGACTCGTATGGTCCACATATTCCAAAAGTACATCGGGGCCTGGCAACCATTGACAGCTTTCCCACAGGGGGGTTCATGTATGGAGACAGTACCCCACCAATCTCGGGTCGTGCATCGTCTATGAGGCAGTCTACAGGACACCGGCTGACTCTGAGTGAGGAGAGTGAGTCATATAGTTCCTCGTCTGAGGATGATGAGGAGAGCAGCGAGGAGACTGAGGAGTCTAACCCAGAAAATGAGCAAGATCAGAGGCG AGGTCCTGTTAATGATCATAAGATTCAAGAGATATTTGCCAAAAGGGCCGAAATCGTCAAAACCAGCACTACTAGCGTGCAACA CAACCTAACCCCAGTGAAGGAGGATGACAGCCTGATGAAATACCGGAAAGCTATTGAAGAAAGAGATGAAG AGGAGGACACTTCTGAAAGTGATTCTAATTCTGAg ACAACCGATAGTTCCTCAAGTGAGattgatggtgatggtgatgatgatgttgaccATGTTAATCAAGCACAGCTCGGTCAAATACAGag GCCCCCACCCCCGCCGACCCAGTCACCTCTGCACACTGGCACCCAGGGCACGTACCTGCAACCTGCCTACAAACACATTAACTCTGATTATCCCTCGTTTCCCCATAGTGATGGCCAGCAGCCCACAACCACCCCTGTGAGGCAGAGCACAGAGGACAGCAGTGAGGACAGTGAAGGATCCGACCCAATTGAGAAAGACGATGATCCATCTTACGCTTCCATTAAGTCTGTTAATGAAAAACACCAGCATCCACCTAGCTCTGCAGGTAATGACCATAACAAAGGTAGAAGGAAGGAAAGCAGGATACGGTCACAAAATTTCTTTGAAAGTGAGTCTACTCAAAGTGACGGAAGTGATCCTCAATCAGGGCGCTATAGAGGCGATGACATCATCAGGAAAATGGAAG GAATGAGTTCACATGCAGATGTCAGTGGTTTGGAAAAGATGCCACGGGGACAGAG GGAGCAGTTTTTACTTCACGAACATCAGCGCAGACAGCAGGCTGAGACACCACCAGATCTACCACCCCGACAAACAGAGGGCAACATCAAGTCCAAGGGCTGTGTCATCATGTAG
- the LOC128228681 gene encoding tetratricopeptide repeat protein 24-like isoform X3 — MKMEQLQFETSNLTSEIGYLALEGKKFHDERNFTEAIKCYDKAYQLSRELNVDEVERTCAFNLGAVFIAEGQVETGLSYLHKATPPEGQSDARCNGDLYFNIGLGQEKLGDEAKALENYEKAFKRYKAYESGNTELLNQCFDKCVYLFVKWKRHVDASRLCQEMADVYDMNNDHLHRAEKLCEKADYLRRGTGVEQGDILKAAEECMNVINSSHPQGTDCHLAGKVLNDLGLVFTQVQEYNHATTCFEKAHEMIQMSHTSNNQLRAVILQNLGAAYNFTCDFQRAIKYHEDAADIYAKIKYRNGQGQCYTNLAFAHSQLGNMKDAEVAFNHALLAAKDTDDKHMKWQAFEGLGAVNFNMGELKRAQKYFISALKNVENNPVSQDRIETKLEQVIQAEVSGFVPMSGRYSSRPGSVQGVPVSQAAHLGYMQTHGPPEEHTQMGSTPRSLSALEQQIIPRHADRMLLAAPPAMSRIQEQQKPRNRKIAIRKKDSYGPHIPKVHRGLATIDSFPTGGFMYGDSTPPISGRASSMRQSTGHRLTLSEESESYSSSSEDDEESSEETEESNPENEQDQRRGPVNDHKIQEIFAKRAEIVKTSTTSVQHNLTPVKEDDSLMKYRKAIEERDEEEDTSESDSNSETTDSSSSEIDGDGDDDVDHVNQAQLGQIQRPPPPPTQSPLHTGTQGTYLQPAYKHINSDYPSFPHSDGQQPTTTPVRQSTEDSSEDSEGSDPIEKDDDPSYASIKSVNEKHQHPPSSAGMSSHADVSGLEKMPRGQREQFLLHEHQRRQQAETPPDLPPRQTEGNIKSKGCVIM; from the exons ATGAAGATGGAACAGCTTCAGTTTGAGACTTCCAATCTTACCTCTGAGATTGGGTATCTTGCCTTAGAGGGCAAAAAATTTCATGATGAAAGAAACTTCACTGAGGCAATAAAGTGCTATGACAAAGCCTATCAGCTGTCAAGAGAACTGAATGTGGATGAAGTAGAAAGGACATGTGCGTTTAATCTTGGTGCAGTGTTTATAGCGGAGGGGCAGGTAGAGACTGGTCTGAGCTACCTTCACAAAGCTACTCCCCCTGAGGGACAGAGTGATGCAAGGTGTAACGGTGACTTATACTTCAACATAGGCTTAGGACAGGAAAAACTCGGTGATGAGGCCAAAGCATTGGAAAACTATGAAAAAGCATTTAAGAGATACAAAGCATATGAAAGTGGAAACACAGAACTTTTAAATCAGTGCTTTgataaatgtgtgtatttattTGTGAAGTGGAAGAGACATGTTGATGCATCTCGGCTCTGCCAGGAGATGGCTGATGTGTATGACATGAACAATGACCATTTGCACAGGGCTGAGAAGCTGTGTGAGAAGGCGGACTACTTGAGACGTGGCACAGGTGTGGAACAGGGTGACATTCTTAAGGCTGCTGAGGAgtgtatgaatgtaataaacAGTTCCCACCCACAGGGAACGGACTGTCACTTGGCAG GGAAGGTGCTGAATGACCTTGGTCTGGTGTTTACGCAGGTTCAGGAGTACAACCATGCAACCACCTGTTTTGagaaggctcatgaaatgataCAGATGTCACACACTTCAAACAACCAGCTGAGGGCTGTTATACTGCAGAATCTTGGGGCAGCCTATAATTTCACTTGTGATTTCCAGCGTGCCATCAAGTATCATGAGGATGCAGCTGACATATATG CGAAGATTAAGTACCGTaatggtcaaggtcagtgttatACAAACCTTGCATTCGCTCACAGTCAGTTGGGAAACATGAAGGACGCTGAAGTGGCCTTTAACCATGCCCTGCTGGCAGCCAAAGATACAG ATGACAAGCATATGAAATGGCAAGCGTTTGAAGGACTTGGTGCTGTCAATTTCAACATGGGTGAGCTGAAGAGGGCCCAGAAGTATTTTATATCTGCACTGAAGAATGTTGAGAACAACCCTGTGTCACAGGATCGGATTGAGACCAAGCTGGAGCAGGTGATCCAGGCAGAGGTGTCAGGGTTTGTGCCAATGTCTGGGAGATATTCTTCTCGACCGGGTTCAGTGCAGGGTGTGCCCGTATCCCAGGCTGCCCATTTAGGGTACATGCAGACCCATGGACCTCCAGAGGAGCACACACAGATGGGCTCCACACCG CGCAGTCTGAGCGCTCTTGAACAGCAGATTATCCCAAGACATGCGGACCGTATGCTATTGGCTGCCCCTCCTGCCATGTCTCGCATACAGGAGCAACAGAAACCCAG GAACCGAAAAATAGCAATCAGAAAGAAGGACTCGTATGGTCCACATATTCCAAAAGTACATCGGGGCCTGGCAACCATTGACAGCTTTCCCACAGGGGGGTTCATGTATGGAGACAGTACCCCACCAATCTCGGGTCGTGCATCGTCTATGAGGCAGTCTACAGGACACCGGCTGACTCTGAGTGAGGAGAGTGAGTCATATAGTTCCTCGTCTGAGGATGATGAGGAGAGCAGCGAGGAGACTGAGGAGTCTAACCCAGAAAATGAGCAAGATCAGAGGCG AGGTCCTGTTAATGATCATAAGATTCAAGAGATATTTGCCAAAAGGGCCGAAATCGTCAAAACCAGCACTACTAGCGTGCAACA CAACCTAACCCCAGTGAAGGAGGATGACAGCCTGATGAAATACCGGAAAGCTATTGAAGAAAGAGATGAAG AGGAGGACACTTCTGAAAGTGATTCTAATTCTGAg ACAACCGATAGTTCCTCAAGTGAGattgatggtgatggtgatgatgatgttgaccATGTTAATCAAGCACAGCTCGGTCAAATACAGag GCCCCCACCCCCGCCGACCCAGTCACCTCTGCACACTGGCACCCAGGGCACGTACCTGCAACCTGCCTACAAACACATTAACTCTGATTATCCCTCGTTTCCCCATAGTGATGGCCAGCAGCCCACAACCACCCCTGTGAGGCAGAGCACAGAGGACAGCAGTGAGGACAGTGAAGGATCCGACCCAATTGAGAAAGACGATGATCCATCTTACGCTTCCATTAAGTCTGTTAATGAAAAACACCAGCATCCACCTAGCTCTGCAG GAATGAGTTCACATGCAGATGTCAGTGGTTTGGAAAAGATGCCACGGGGACAGAG GGAGCAGTTTTTACTTCACGAACATCAGCGCAGACAGCAGGCTGAGACACCACCAGATCTACCACCCCGACAAACAGAGGGCAACATCAAGTCCAAGGGCTGTGTCATCATGTAG
- the LOC128228681 gene encoding uncharacterized protein LOC128228681 isoform X2: MKMEQLQFETSNLTSEIGYLALEGKKFHDERNFTEAIKCYDKAYQLSRELNVDEVERTCAFNLGAVFIAEGQVETGLSYLHKATPPEGQSDARCNGDLYFNIGLGQEKLGDEAKALENYEKAFKRYKAYESGNTELLNQCFDKCVYLFVKWKRHVDASRLCQEMADVYDMNNDHLHRAEKLCEKADYLRRGTGVEQGDILKAAEECMNVINSSHPQGTDCHLAGKVLNDLGLVFTQVQEYNHATTCFEKAHEMIQMSHTSNNQLRAVILQNLGAAYNFTCDFQRAIKYHEDAADIYAKIKYRNGQGQCYTNLAFAHSQLGNMKDAEVAFNHALLAAKDTDDKHMKWQAFEGLGAVNFNMGELKRAQKYFISALKNVENNPVSQDRIETKLEQVIQAEVSGFVPMSGRYSSRPGSVQGVPVSQAAHLGYMQTHGPPEEHTQMGSTPRSLSALEQQIIPRHADRMLLAAPPAMSRIQEQQKPRNRKIAIRKKDSYGPHIPKVHRGLATIDSFPTGGFMYGDSTPPISGRASSMRQSTGHRLTLSEESESYSSSSEDDEESSEETEESNPENEQDQRRGPVNDHKIQEIFAKRAEIVKTSTTSVQHNLTPVKEDDSLMKYRKAIEERDEEEDTSESDSNSETTDSSSSEIDGDGDDDVDHVNQAQLGQIQSDGQQPTTTPVRQSTEDSSEDSEGSDPIEKDDDPSYASIKSVNEKHQHPPSSAGNDHNKGRRKESRIRSQNFFESESTQSDGSDPQSGRYRGDDIIRKMEGMSSHADVSGLEKMPRGQREQFLLHEHQRRQQAETPPDLPPRQTEGNIKSKGCVIM, translated from the exons ATGAAGATGGAACAGCTTCAGTTTGAGACTTCCAATCTTACCTCTGAGATTGGGTATCTTGCCTTAGAGGGCAAAAAATTTCATGATGAAAGAAACTTCACTGAGGCAATAAAGTGCTATGACAAAGCCTATCAGCTGTCAAGAGAACTGAATGTGGATGAAGTAGAAAGGACATGTGCGTTTAATCTTGGTGCAGTGTTTATAGCGGAGGGGCAGGTAGAGACTGGTCTGAGCTACCTTCACAAAGCTACTCCCCCTGAGGGACAGAGTGATGCAAGGTGTAACGGTGACTTATACTTCAACATAGGCTTAGGACAGGAAAAACTCGGTGATGAGGCCAAAGCATTGGAAAACTATGAAAAAGCATTTAAGAGATACAAAGCATATGAAAGTGGAAACACAGAACTTTTAAATCAGTGCTTTgataaatgtgtgtatttattTGTGAAGTGGAAGAGACATGTTGATGCATCTCGGCTCTGCCAGGAGATGGCTGATGTGTATGACATGAACAATGACCATTTGCACAGGGCTGAGAAGCTGTGTGAGAAGGCGGACTACTTGAGACGTGGCACAGGTGTGGAACAGGGTGACATTCTTAAGGCTGCTGAGGAgtgtatgaatgtaataaacAGTTCCCACCCACAGGGAACGGACTGTCACTTGGCAG GGAAGGTGCTGAATGACCTTGGTCTGGTGTTTACGCAGGTTCAGGAGTACAACCATGCAACCACCTGTTTTGagaaggctcatgaaatgataCAGATGTCACACACTTCAAACAACCAGCTGAGGGCTGTTATACTGCAGAATCTTGGGGCAGCCTATAATTTCACTTGTGATTTCCAGCGTGCCATCAAGTATCATGAGGATGCAGCTGACATATATG CGAAGATTAAGTACCGTaatggtcaaggtcagtgttatACAAACCTTGCATTCGCTCACAGTCAGTTGGGAAACATGAAGGACGCTGAAGTGGCCTTTAACCATGCCCTGCTGGCAGCCAAAGATACAG ATGACAAGCATATGAAATGGCAAGCGTTTGAAGGACTTGGTGCTGTCAATTTCAACATGGGTGAGCTGAAGAGGGCCCAGAAGTATTTTATATCTGCACTGAAGAATGTTGAGAACAACCCTGTGTCACAGGATCGGATTGAGACCAAGCTGGAGCAGGTGATCCAGGCAGAGGTGTCAGGGTTTGTGCCAATGTCTGGGAGATATTCTTCTCGACCGGGTTCAGTGCAGGGTGTGCCCGTATCCCAGGCTGCCCATTTAGGGTACATGCAGACCCATGGACCTCCAGAGGAGCACACACAGATGGGCTCCACACCG CGCAGTCTGAGCGCTCTTGAACAGCAGATTATCCCAAGACATGCGGACCGTATGCTATTGGCTGCCCCTCCTGCCATGTCTCGCATACAGGAGCAACAGAAACCCAG GAACCGAAAAATAGCAATCAGAAAGAAGGACTCGTATGGTCCACATATTCCAAAAGTACATCGGGGCCTGGCAACCATTGACAGCTTTCCCACAGGGGGGTTCATGTATGGAGACAGTACCCCACCAATCTCGGGTCGTGCATCGTCTATGAGGCAGTCTACAGGACACCGGCTGACTCTGAGTGAGGAGAGTGAGTCATATAGTTCCTCGTCTGAGGATGATGAGGAGAGCAGCGAGGAGACTGAGGAGTCTAACCCAGAAAATGAGCAAGATCAGAGGCG AGGTCCTGTTAATGATCATAAGATTCAAGAGATATTTGCCAAAAGGGCCGAAATCGTCAAAACCAGCACTACTAGCGTGCAACA CAACCTAACCCCAGTGAAGGAGGATGACAGCCTGATGAAATACCGGAAAGCTATTGAAGAAAGAGATGAAG AGGAGGACACTTCTGAAAGTGATTCTAATTCTGAg ACAACCGATAGTTCCTCAAGTGAGattgatggtgatggtgatgatgatgttgaccATGTTAATCAAGCACAGCTCGGTCAAATACAGag TGATGGCCAGCAGCCCACAACCACCCCTGTGAGGCAGAGCACAGAGGACAGCAGTGAGGACAGTGAAGGATCCGACCCAATTGAGAAAGACGATGATCCATCTTACGCTTCCATTAAGTCTGTTAATGAAAAACACCAGCATCCACCTAGCTCTGCAGGTAATGACCATAACAAAGGTAGAAGGAAGGAAAGCAGGATACGGTCACAAAATTTCTTTGAAAGTGAGTCTACTCAAAGTGACGGAAGTGATCCTCAATCAGGGCGCTATAGAGGCGATGACATCATCAGGAAAATGGAAG GAATGAGTTCACATGCAGATGTCAGTGGTTTGGAAAAGATGCCACGGGGACAGAG GGAGCAGTTTTTACTTCACGAACATCAGCGCAGACAGCAGGCTGAGACACCACCAGATCTACCACCCCGACAAACAGAGGGCAACATCAAGTCCAAGGGCTGTGTCATCATGTAG